GTGCCTTGGAAATATTTGAGTGCTTCCTCCTCACAGTGATGTCGTATGACAGATATGTGGCCATCTGTAATCCCCTCCGATATTCCTCGATCATGAATAATGAATATTGTGTGAAATTGGTTGTTATCTGTTGGGTGGCTGTTTTTTGCATAGTAATTATTGACACTTCAACAATATTAATGCTAAACTTTTGTGGAACAAATATTATCGACCATTTCTTCTGTGATCTTGTTCCATTGCTAAAAATTGCCTGTTCCGGTGCTCAGTTTCTTGAATTAGAAATTTCTGTAGTAGGTCCTCCAATGCTTTTGATCCCAATTACaataataatagtgtcatacgtTTATATAATTTCTACCATCTTGAAGATTCCATCCAATATCAGTAGACAGAAAGCCTTCTCTACCTGTAGCTCCCACCTCATTGTGGTCTCCATATTCTACGGGACTATATTCAGTGTTTATGTTGTTCCAACAAAAGGAAAATCGTCAACCATCAGTAAAATCCTAtctctgctgtatactgtgttcaCGCCTTTCATAAACCCCATCATATACAGTTTAAGAAATCAGGACATTATGAAAGCCATGCAGGAAACAATATTTGTTTTTTAATAATTGAAATTTCACTTTGAGGTAAAAAAGAAAAGCTAGGAGGGAAAACAATCCAGGGGCAAGAAATGAGCAATACATCTGGATCAGCAAGAAGGACATTGAGGAAAGAAGCAATAAGTAGGTTTCACTGACTAAAAAGACATTCAGTAATTCTGTTCAGCTAATTACCCTGCAATGTGGAGCCAAAGGAAAGCAAATTCCTTGCGtggtagaagcaaattttcttCCAAAATCCTTCTACAGTAGACTGCAAATCTGGCTGATAGGaacgttaaaataaaataacaaaactttattatgtagtttctaaaaagggAATCAAAGACCAATACTCAAATGATGAGTGTATCAGGCTAGAGTGTCACCCTTCAATGTGGGCGAAGGAAATACGTATTGT
The Bufo gargarizans isolate SCDJY-AF-19 chromosome 2, ASM1485885v1, whole genome shotgun sequence genome window above contains:
- the LOC122929274 gene encoding olfactory receptor 472-like, whose protein sequence is MHNLTTAELSLLILLQKNNHTVVTEFFLLGFHVDQDLRILLFSFLVCINCCTICGNFLIVILVSISRNLHTPMYFFISQLSIMDILLTTDIAPFMLHILLKNGAAINFIDCMIQLYFFCALEIFECFLLTVMSYDRYVAICNPLRYSSIMNNEYCVKLVVICWVAVFCIVIIDTSTILMLNFCGTNIIDHFFCDLVPLLKIACSGAQFLELEISVVGPPMLLIPITIIIVSYVYIISTILKIPSNISRQKAFSTCSSHLIVVSIFYGTIFSVYVVPTKGKSSTISKILSLLYTVFTPFINPIIYSLRNQDIMKAMQETIFVF